Proteins found in one Salmo salar chromosome ssa26, Ssal_v3.1, whole genome shotgun sequence genomic segment:
- the LOC106587690 gene encoding vacuolar protein sorting-associated protein 33B isoform X1, protein MAHSVRRDAPELPDFSLLKRLARDQLIYLLEQLPGRKDLFIEADLMSPLDRIANVTTLKQHDVDKLYKVEYKPIVSTSDQLCFLIRPRIKTVKWICDVVNADKAFGRFRRYKIIFSPQKFYACENLLEEQGIFGDVTTDEWSFYLLPLDDDIISLELPEFFRDNFLEGDQRWVRTAGSALHLLHSVYGPFSKVYGIGRCSKMAYESWREQVEEGEQRARQAEIGNVFLIDRDVDLVTPLCSQVVYEGLLDDIFRIKCGCVEFGPDVTSSDKSIKVMLNSQDKVFNEIRNEHFSQVFGFLSQKARNLQTAYDKRSGMDIKQMKTFVSEELKGLKQEHRLLSLHIGASESMMKKKTKQDFQELLKTEHSLLEGFEIRECISYIEEHINRQVSMVESMRLLCLLSLTENGLLPKDYRSLKAQFLQSYGIEHLLTFSNLKQLGLLVEQQPGETLTVMESRVGKLVNDKTAGKLTDAFSSLAKKSNFRALGRRLNLVPKSDEEYDLRVPRDMAYIFSGAYIPLSCKLIEQVLERDGWTGLEEVTRMLNGHEFAVTAGSNGSDARVKTDSQRIILVMFLGGCTFSEISALRFLGREKGLKFIVVTTAITNSARLLESMLDNHA, encoded by the exons ATGGCTCACAGTGTCAGGAGAGATGCCCCTGAGCTCCCTGACTTCTCTCTGCTCAAGAGGCTGGCCAGGGACCAGCTCATTTACCTACTGGAACAG CTACCTGGGAGGAAGGACCTGTTCATTGAGGCAGATTTGATGAGCCCCCTGGACCGCATTGCTAATGTCACAACACTAAAG CAACATGATGTGGACAAGCTTTACAAAGTGGAATACAAACCCATTGTCAGCACCTCAGATCA ACTATGCTTCCTGATCCGTCCAAGAATAAAAACTGTCAAGTGGATATGTG ATGTGGTCAATGCAGACAAAGCATTTGGGAGATTCAGAAGATACAAGATCATATTTAGCCCTCAGAAG TTTTATGCATGTGAGAACCTTTTGGAGGAGCAGGGAATCTTTGGTG ATGTGACTACTGACGAGTGGTCATTCTACCTCCTGCCCCTGGACGATGACATCATTAGCTTGGAGCTTCCGGAATTCTTCAGAGACAACTTCCTG GAGGGAGACCAGCGCTGGGTGAGAACAGCGGGTAGTGCCCTGCATCTCCTACACTCTGTCTACGGCCCCTTCTCTAAGGTGTATGGGATCGGACGATGCTCCAAG ATGGCGTATGAATCGTGGAGGGAGCAGGTGgaagagggggaacagagagcgCGTCAAGCGGAGATCGGAAATGTGTTTCTCATTGACAGAG ATGTGGACCTTGTGACTCCTCTGTGTTCCCAGGTTGTCTATGAAGGACTTTTGGATGATATTTTCAGAATTAAATGTG GATGTGTGGAGTTTGGTCCAGATGTCACCTCCTCTGACAAGAGTATAAAAGTGATGCTAAACTCTCAAGATAAG GTTTTTAACGAGATCAGGAACGAGCATTTCTCCCAGGTGTTTGGCTTCCTAAGTCAAAAGGCCCGAAACCTCCAGACTGCATATGAT AAGCGTAGTGGAATGGACATTAAACAGATGAAGACGTTTGTGTCGGAGGAGCTGAAAGGGTTAAAACAGGAGCATCGGCTCCTCAGTCTGC ATATTGGTGCCAGTGAGTCGATGATGAAGAAGAAAACGAAGCAGGACTTCCAAGAGCTGTTGAAGACAGAGCACT CCTTACTGGAGGGGTTTGAAATCCGTGAATGTATTTCCTACATAGAGGAGCATATCAATAGGCAG GTCTCTATGGTGGAAAGTATGAGACTTCTTTGTCTGCTGTCTCTCACAGAAAACG GCCTCCTTCCCAAAGATTATCGGTCATTAAAAGCCCAGTTTCTACAG AGTTATGGCATTGAACACCTACTGACGTTTTCCAACCTGAAGCAGCTAGGCCTGCTGGTGGAGCAGCAGCCTGGAGAGACCCTCACTGTCATGGAGAGCAGAGTGGGCAAACTGGTCAACGACAAAACCGCAG GAAAGCTGACTGATGCCTTCTCCTCCCTGGCCAAGAAGAGCAATTTCCGTGCCTTGGGCAGGAGGCTCAATCTG GTGCCCAAGTCGGATGAAGAATATGACCTCCGTGTCCCTCGAGACATGGCCTATATCTTCAGTGGAGCCTACATTCCTTTGAGCTGCAAACTCATTGAACAG GTATTGGAGCGTGATGGCTGGACAGGGCTGGAGGAAGTCACCCGCATGCTCAACGGACATGAATTTGCAGTCACAG caggtAGTAACGGATCAGACGCAAGGGTGAAGACTGATTCCCAGCGTATCATCCTAGTCATGTTCCTGGGTGGGTGCACCTTCTCAGAGATCTCAGCACTACGCTTCCTGGGCAGAGAGAAAG GTCTTAAATTCATTGTGGTGACCACAGCTATCACAAACAGTGCCAGACTTCTGGAGTCTATGTTGGACAACCATGCATGA
- the LOC106587690 gene encoding vacuolar protein sorting-associated protein 33B isoform X2, translated as MAHSVRRDAPELPDFSLLKRLARDQLIYLLEQLPGRKDLFIEADLMSPLDRIANVTTLKQHDVDKLYKVEYKPIVSTSDQLCFLIRPRIKTVKWICDVVNADKAFGRFRRYKIIFSPQKFYACENLLEEQGIFGDVTTDEWSFYLLPLDDDIISLELPEFFRDNFLEGDQRWVRTAGSALHLLHSVYGPFSKVYGIGRCSKMAYESWREQVEEGEQRARQAEIGNVFLIDRDVDLVTPLCSQVVYEGLLDDIFRIKCGCVEFGPDVTSSDKSIKVMLNSQDKVFNEIRNEHFSQVFGFLSQKARNLQTAYDKRSGMDIKQMKTFVSEELKGLKQEHRLLSLHIGASESMMKKKTKQDFQELLKTEHSLLEGFEIRECISYIEEHINRQVSMVESMRLLCLLSLTENGLLPKDYRSLKAQFLQSYGIEHLLTFSNLKQLGLLVEQQPGETLTVMESRVGKLVNDKTAGKLTDAFSSLAKKSNFRALGRRLNLVPKSDEEYDLRVPRDMAYIFSGAYIPLSCKLIEQVLERDGWTGLEEVTRMLNGHEFAVTGSNGSDARVKTDSQRIILVMFLGGCTFSEISALRFLGREKGLKFIVVTTAITNSARLLESMLDNHA; from the exons ATGGCTCACAGTGTCAGGAGAGATGCCCCTGAGCTCCCTGACTTCTCTCTGCTCAAGAGGCTGGCCAGGGACCAGCTCATTTACCTACTGGAACAG CTACCTGGGAGGAAGGACCTGTTCATTGAGGCAGATTTGATGAGCCCCCTGGACCGCATTGCTAATGTCACAACACTAAAG CAACATGATGTGGACAAGCTTTACAAAGTGGAATACAAACCCATTGTCAGCACCTCAGATCA ACTATGCTTCCTGATCCGTCCAAGAATAAAAACTGTCAAGTGGATATGTG ATGTGGTCAATGCAGACAAAGCATTTGGGAGATTCAGAAGATACAAGATCATATTTAGCCCTCAGAAG TTTTATGCATGTGAGAACCTTTTGGAGGAGCAGGGAATCTTTGGTG ATGTGACTACTGACGAGTGGTCATTCTACCTCCTGCCCCTGGACGATGACATCATTAGCTTGGAGCTTCCGGAATTCTTCAGAGACAACTTCCTG GAGGGAGACCAGCGCTGGGTGAGAACAGCGGGTAGTGCCCTGCATCTCCTACACTCTGTCTACGGCCCCTTCTCTAAGGTGTATGGGATCGGACGATGCTCCAAG ATGGCGTATGAATCGTGGAGGGAGCAGGTGgaagagggggaacagagagcgCGTCAAGCGGAGATCGGAAATGTGTTTCTCATTGACAGAG ATGTGGACCTTGTGACTCCTCTGTGTTCCCAGGTTGTCTATGAAGGACTTTTGGATGATATTTTCAGAATTAAATGTG GATGTGTGGAGTTTGGTCCAGATGTCACCTCCTCTGACAAGAGTATAAAAGTGATGCTAAACTCTCAAGATAAG GTTTTTAACGAGATCAGGAACGAGCATTTCTCCCAGGTGTTTGGCTTCCTAAGTCAAAAGGCCCGAAACCTCCAGACTGCATATGAT AAGCGTAGTGGAATGGACATTAAACAGATGAAGACGTTTGTGTCGGAGGAGCTGAAAGGGTTAAAACAGGAGCATCGGCTCCTCAGTCTGC ATATTGGTGCCAGTGAGTCGATGATGAAGAAGAAAACGAAGCAGGACTTCCAAGAGCTGTTGAAGACAGAGCACT CCTTACTGGAGGGGTTTGAAATCCGTGAATGTATTTCCTACATAGAGGAGCATATCAATAGGCAG GTCTCTATGGTGGAAAGTATGAGACTTCTTTGTCTGCTGTCTCTCACAGAAAACG GCCTCCTTCCCAAAGATTATCGGTCATTAAAAGCCCAGTTTCTACAG AGTTATGGCATTGAACACCTACTGACGTTTTCCAACCTGAAGCAGCTAGGCCTGCTGGTGGAGCAGCAGCCTGGAGAGACCCTCACTGTCATGGAGAGCAGAGTGGGCAAACTGGTCAACGACAAAACCGCAG GAAAGCTGACTGATGCCTTCTCCTCCCTGGCCAAGAAGAGCAATTTCCGTGCCTTGGGCAGGAGGCTCAATCTG GTGCCCAAGTCGGATGAAGAATATGACCTCCGTGTCCCTCGAGACATGGCCTATATCTTCAGTGGAGCCTACATTCCTTTGAGCTGCAAACTCATTGAACAG GTATTGGAGCGTGATGGCTGGACAGGGCTGGAGGAAGTCACCCGCATGCTCAACGGACATGAATTTGCAGTCACAG gtAGTAACGGATCAGACGCAAGGGTGAAGACTGATTCCCAGCGTATCATCCTAGTCATGTTCCTGGGTGGGTGCACCTTCTCAGAGATCTCAGCACTACGCTTCCTGGGCAGAGAGAAAG GTCTTAAATTCATTGTGGTGACCACAGCTATCACAAACAGTGCCAGACTTCTGGAGTCTATGTTGGACAACCATGCATGA